The following are encoded together in the Cytobacillus luteolus genome:
- a CDS encoding SprT family protein: MEQKELQKLVETTSIQWFGKPFRHEAIFNSRLRTTGGRYLLNTHDIELNPKHYEEYGEQELIDIIKHELCHYHLHIEGKGYKHRDSDFKELLEKVKAPRFCTPLKSIKRTKLSVQHIYKCSKCDQEYRRKRKVDTKRYVCGKCSGKLLEL; this comes from the coding sequence ATGGAGCAAAAGGAACTACAGAAACTTGTAGAAACCACATCCATTCAGTGGTTTGGCAAGCCTTTTCGTCACGAAGCGATATTTAATAGCAGACTACGTACAACAGGTGGTCGTTATTTATTAAACACTCATGATATTGAATTAAACCCAAAGCACTATGAGGAATATGGTGAACAAGAGCTAATAGATATTATTAAGCATGAACTATGCCATTATCACTTACATATAGAAGGTAAAGGATATAAGCACAGAGATTCAGATTTTAAAGAGCTTTTAGAAAAAGTGAAAGCTCCCAGATTCTGTACACCCTTAAAATCAATTAAACGAACAAAGCTTTCAGTGCAACATATATATAAATGCTCTAAGTGCGACCAGGAATACAGAAGAAAAAGAAAGGTAGATACAAAAAGGTATGTATGTGGGAAGTGTTCAGGGAAATTATTGGAATTATAA